A genome region from Rhodopseudomonas boonkerdii includes the following:
- a CDS encoding FAD-binding oxidoreductase, whose product MEQRRDPLMGNSHFGLQASPQLGLRGDVVLNGSAGYDEARKVWNGVVDKKPAMIAYCVDAQDVLKAVTFARSRTLPVAVRSGGHNVAGLSVCDGGIVIDLSRMKRIDVDPVHRTASAEAGLHLGEFDRATQAYGLATTMGVNSDTGIAGLTLGGGFGKLGRKYGLTCDNLIAADVVTAEGKLLRASPTEHSDLFWGLRGGGGNFGIVTAFEYQLHAIGRSLVAASALHPYDRARDAMQFYDEFARSAADEVNVDAALVTLPSGDRFFSISGSYVGSHHHGERVLSPIIKFGSPVETRLATVPYLEIQSGGDDLFPRGRRYYWKAQFLRQISIGAIDALLDTYARAPSTSSLLVFQHVGGAIARVSVSDSPYANRDAAFDCFPIAIWDDPADDDANMSWARELWSAVRPYSTGGVYANNLGEEGEDRVRDAYGENYPRLVTIKNKYDPTNVFRLNQNIKPTA is encoded by the coding sequence ATGGAGCAGCGGCGCGATCCACTGATGGGCAACTCGCATTTCGGACTTCAGGCTTCCCCACAACTGGGCCTCAGGGGAGACGTGGTCCTTAATGGGAGCGCCGGCTATGACGAAGCTCGGAAGGTCTGGAATGGCGTTGTCGATAAAAAGCCGGCCATGATCGCCTACTGTGTGGATGCACAGGATGTACTCAAGGCTGTGACCTTCGCAAGATCCCGCACGCTCCCGGTGGCCGTCCGCAGCGGAGGCCACAACGTCGCGGGCCTCTCGGTCTGTGATGGCGGCATAGTCATCGATCTGTCTCGGATGAAGCGGATCGATGTCGATCCCGTCCATCGGACTGCGAGCGCGGAGGCGGGCCTCCATCTGGGCGAATTCGATCGCGCCACACAGGCGTACGGTCTAGCGACCACCATGGGCGTCAACAGCGATACCGGTATCGCCGGGCTCACGCTTGGCGGCGGTTTTGGCAAGCTCGGGCGAAAATACGGGCTGACCTGCGACAACCTGATTGCAGCCGATGTGGTGACAGCCGAGGGGAAGCTCTTAAGGGCCAGTCCGACCGAACACTCGGACCTGTTCTGGGGCTTAAGAGGGGGCGGCGGAAATTTTGGCATTGTGACGGCGTTCGAATATCAGCTGCATGCGATCGGCAGGTCACTGGTCGCCGCGTCGGCGCTTCATCCTTACGATCGGGCGCGCGATGCCATGCAGTTCTATGATGAATTCGCGCGAAGCGCTGCCGACGAGGTCAACGTCGATGCAGCCCTAGTAACGCTGCCGTCGGGCGACCGGTTCTTCAGCATCTCCGGTAGCTATGTTGGTTCGCATCATCACGGTGAGCGTGTCCTTTCACCGATCATCAAATTCGGCTCGCCCGTTGAGACGCGCCTCGCAACTGTTCCTTATCTTGAGATTCAGTCGGGCGGCGACGACCTGTTTCCACGCGGCCGCCGCTACTATTGGAAAGCGCAATTCCTTCGCCAGATTAGCATAGGCGCGATTGACGCGCTGCTTGACACCTATGCAAGAGCTCCCAGCACCTCATCTCTACTGGTTTTCCAGCACGTCGGCGGCGCCATCGCGCGGGTTTCGGTATCGGACTCACCCTACGCAAACCGCGATGCGGCGTTCGACTGCTTTCCTATCGCGATCTGGGACGATCCGGCCGATGACGACGCGAACATGAGCTGGGCGCGTGAGCTTTGGAGTGCCGTCAGGCCCTATTCGACGGGGGGCGTCTATGCCAACAATCTGGGGGAGGAGGGGGAGGACCGGGTGCGTGACGCCTATGGTGAAAATTACCCACGCCTTGTCACAATCAAGAA
- a CDS encoding LysR substrate-binding domain-containing protein, with protein MRKLPPLRALHAFEAAARHQSFGAAATELGVTPTAISHQIRQLEEACGAKLFQRRPRPLLLTSTGARLYPALRNGFDALAAAVTLLQEEDVQAPLRVTSPNAFASKWLVPQLPKWREENPAIPLEIIGTDAVLDLRADVADVAIRYARKPPLDFVAREVFRDVYTPVCSPHLLERHSPITRAADLLRLPLIHYDWMNRDPEAPSWRQWLAVAQSIDPDFNPLEKAWDLSFREELHAIDAVIGGQGVAICSDVVVSNELKNGLLVKAHPLSLPGYGFYLVSMAHSPRAPVIESFSTWMRTLS; from the coding sequence ATGAGGAAGCTTCCGCCGCTTCGCGCACTCCATGCTTTCGAAGCCGCTGCCCGGCATCAAAGCTTCGGGGCTGCCGCGACGGAGCTCGGCGTCACCCCGACGGCAATCAGTCACCAAATACGACAGTTGGAGGAGGCCTGCGGAGCAAAGCTGTTCCAGCGCCGCCCGCGGCCCTTGCTCCTGACGAGCACAGGCGCTCGCCTCTATCCGGCTTTGCGCAACGGCTTCGATGCGCTGGCTGCGGCTGTGACTTTGTTGCAGGAAGAGGATGTGCAAGCTCCGCTGCGTGTGACGAGCCCGAACGCATTCGCCAGCAAATGGCTGGTCCCGCAACTGCCGAAATGGCGCGAAGAAAACCCCGCTATCCCTTTAGAGATCATCGGCACGGATGCTGTCCTCGATCTGAGAGCAGACGTCGCAGATGTCGCGATCCGTTATGCACGAAAGCCTCCGCTCGACTTCGTGGCGCGTGAGGTATTTCGAGACGTATACACTCCCGTTTGTAGCCCGCATCTGCTGGAACGCCATAGCCCGATCACGCGGGCTGCAGATCTCCTGCGTCTGCCTTTGATCCATTATGACTGGATGAACCGCGATCCGGAAGCGCCGTCCTGGCGGCAATGGCTAGCCGTCGCGCAGTCGATCGATCCCGATTTCAACCCTCTCGAAAAGGCCTGGGACCTGAGCTTCCGCGAGGAGCTGCACGCTATTGATGCCGTTATCGGCGGACAGGGGGTTGCGATCTGCAGCGATGTGGTCGTCAGCAACGAATTGAAAAACGGATTGCTCGTGAAAGCGCATCCGCTCTCCTTACCTGGCTATGGGTTCTATCTCGTTTCGATGGCTCATAGTCCGCGGGCGCCTGTCATCGAATCCTTCTCGACGTGGATGAGGACCCTCAGCTGA
- a CDS encoding TerC family protein, which produces MIELFSSPEAWAALLTLTALEIVLGIDNVIFLSVLVARLPPDQAKRARQIGLALALIFRIALLSILVWLIGLTAPVITALGLALSWRDLILIGGGLFLIAKATHEIHAEVEAREGHTDEKQAANAFAWVILQVVVVDLVFSLDSIITAIGMADRIEIMVAAVIIACAVMYVSSGPVARFVAAYPTTKMLALAFLVLIGVSLVADGFKFHIPRGYIYFAILFSAAVELFNILAKRNRRRRVG; this is translated from the coding sequence ATGATCGAACTGTTCTCCAGCCCCGAAGCCTGGGCTGCGCTGCTGACGCTGACCGCGCTCGAAATTGTTCTCGGCATCGATAATGTGATCTTCCTCTCCGTACTGGTCGCGCGGCTGCCGCCGGATCAGGCGAAGCGCGCGCGGCAGATCGGTCTCGCGCTGGCGCTGATCTTTCGCATCGCGCTGCTCAGCATCCTAGTCTGGTTGATCGGGCTGACGGCGCCGGTGATTACGGCGCTCGGGCTGGCGCTGTCATGGCGCGACCTGATCCTGATCGGCGGCGGTCTGTTCCTGATTGCCAAGGCCACGCATGAAATTCACGCGGAGGTGGAAGCGCGGGAAGGGCACACCGACGAGAAGCAGGCGGCCAATGCCTTCGCCTGGGTGATCCTGCAGGTGGTGGTGGTCGACCTCGTCTTCTCGCTCGACAGCATCATCACCGCCATCGGTATGGCAGACCGTATCGAGATCATGGTAGCCGCCGTGATCATCGCCTGTGCGGTGATGTATGTGTCGTCCGGCCCCGTCGCGCGTTTTGTGGCGGCCTATCCGACCACGAAAATGCTGGCGCTGGCCTTCCTTGTGCTGATCGGCGTGTCGCTGGTGGCGGATGGATTCAAATTCCATATTCCGCGCGGCTACATCTATTTCGCCATCCTGTTCTCGGCGGCCGTGGAACTGTTCAACATTCTCGCCAAGCGCAACCGCCGCCGGCGCGTGGGTTAG